The sequence GGCCGTTTCTAAAACTCATTTTTCTTGTAGTATAATGGTGTCCATATTATATCCAtatcctaattttttgaaactaTTGAGCCACCGTGTTCAAGTTGTGTCGTGTTCTATGTCTCCTGCAATATAAATCCGTGTCGCCTAGGTAATTTCACTTGCGGAGAAGAGTATATCAAACTATTGGATACCAtctaattgataaaatataaaaaagttaattataaaAGGAAAATGCTAAATCTACAATCTTGGGGGTTGTTATCTTTACAAACCCCAATCTAGGGCCGAAAGGGTTTAACAACCTTTTTGGTTTtagtaaagataaaaaaaatgatgagacAAGTCCTTACAACTTGACCCTTAGATGGGCCGAGTTGTAATATTACAATCCTTTAGGGTTGTATATCTAGCAGCAGCTGCAGCGCTCGTTATAAAATGTCTCCTTGCACTTTAGCTTCAGTCTCAATGATCTTTctgtattaaaaattaaatcaattacTATCTTATACTTTGTCACTATCACAAATTGACAAATTAgactttaaattttactaaaatgaTTTGACGTATCCTATTATTTCATATCTCAACATATAtctaatttgaaacttcaaaaaataaaaaaaatagataaaggAGATCTCCTATTTTGCTAATACaatcaaaattgatagtttattcagcaatttataaaaatttatgtaattccattttttttacttataaataattttatatgtaaatttatctttctaaaattttatagcttaaattaataattattctaaatagttgGACCTATTTAAGTTAACAATAAAATGCAAGTTAATAGTTGGTGCAAATTTTTATAAAGGAGATAATTAAGATGAGAGCTAAAGTACaagttaatttttatataatttagctaataatcataatattggtgcataaaaaaaatactaaatctTACACACTTTTGTCCAAGAGCTTATATTTTGACCTTCTCTTAGGCAAAAGAAGCGAGCAATGCTAGTTTCAATTCAAAATAAGAATCAGAtttgaaaaatcagattttagctatttttaattttaaatctcaaaaattagaaaattaattttaaaaattagaatttgattttgaaataaaaattacgaAGATTGTATTCAGCTGAAAATCACTTTTACTCTTTTCACCGATCATCCGGGGACAAAGATTATGTGGAGAGACACAAACTTGTTTGGGGCCACTCGCGGATGGGCGCTGTGTGGCATCCAAGCCACGCGGCCACACGGCGCCCATCGCCCCGTTGCTCTCCGGAAAGGTAGAGCAGTCGGATCTTtttggtgcacccggtgcacaatttttaatttaaaattttatttttattttttaattatagtttaatgctatatatattataatattttaaaaatatatgtaaaagaattcaggttttaagatttaaaatttttttacatacattttttaaaaatcataaaatatatctatctattatattaagttaaaattaaaaaattaaaattaaaattttaaaataaaaatggcGCACCGGGTGCACCAAAAAAACCCACTGCTCTCCCAAGAGGCagggtggaatttttttttataaataatcctatcaattttaataattgtaaaaataggtttttttaaaaataattataaaaatagatctttaaatatggtgaatgattcaccgcattcattacTCTTTTTTAGgagtaaaaaaagaataaaaaacggTGAAATGGTGATTCACCATttttaccatcgtagaaatatagaaagaaataaaaaaaaaaagtggtaaataattcaccgtttttataggaccatatttacaaataaaaatttaacagatatatttttagaataaaattttaggcgAAGGCTATTGCAATAAAAAATCCGGCAGAGCGGGGACGGTGGCTCGGGGACCACGTGGCGCCCATCCAGAATgtcctaaaaaaaatttttggacaCAGTGTCCATACAGGAACGGGTGTAATTCTTTATACGATTACACGTATATTAAAGTTTGGATAGATGAATTTTTGTCCATCATCCACTAATACAGCCCTTAATAGGGGTTCCTTACTTCCTTGTGCATTTTTCCCCGTTTCTTATCTTTCTCTTGTAAGATTTGGGAGTTGATCCGAGTGCTCGGCAAAGTTGCGATCTTGGCGAAGAAGAAGCCATTCTTGTCGGAGTTGGGGGGAGCGGAGGAGCTGGAATCATTTTAAGGAAGGAGGAAACAGCGGGCCCGGCAGTTCTTGCGATTAAACCTCCTAATCCTCCTCCTGGGTATGTTTGGGCGTctgttttcttctatttttattaattttcttgtgTTTCTCGGTTGCTTCTTCATCTGATGATCTTCGGATCTCCTGACCTTCTAATTGTTGCAATTAGGTCCCTAACCTCTTCTACTCGGTGCAATTAGGTCTTTATCCATTGTAACAATAATAATGTCCATTAAGTTGGATGCACCTTGCCCCCTTGGCAACACACACAATGATCCTTTTCCTGCTGTTGATTTTAGATACTACATAATGCCCGAGTAAAAGATGTTTGAAATACAACTTTTTATACATAAGCTCTTTAAAAATTGTAAATCGTATTTTCAGGATtatattctaatttaattttagcaTGTTGATCGTCGTATTCTAGGTGTGGTGCATATAAAGTATACATATGGAAGAATTAGAAAAGGGTATCCGACGTAGGGGAGGTTTGATGAAAAGGACCCGATTAAACACGCTAAGAAAGATTAGGGACCTAGTTGATACTTGGGTAAAAAGTTACCGACCTAATTGCAACAGTTAGAAGGTTAGTAAGTAACTCGATGGAAGCTTGGGAAGAAGGTCAAGGACTCAATTGCGGCAATTGAAAGGTTAGCGACCTAATTGAAACGTGGTGAAAGGTTAGGGACCTCCCATGTAATTTACCTGTTTATCTACCGTAGATATTTCTGCTATACTAGATTCTGCAATTGCGAAGAAGGGATTGAATTGCTGATCTTTGAAAGAAAACGGCGTGTAAATCTTTTGTAGGATGAACAACCGGAGAGGATGGTCCCTTGGTTAAGATCGACTCTCATATTGTGTCGTGATCTGTTGAATTgagttcattttatttttgaggaAAAAGTCATGGAATCTGCTCCAACATCAAGAAAAGGCTAGGATCTGTTTACCCATCACTTTGTGTACTATGATGATCTCTTGAATCGCCAAACTTGTTTCTTGGTCTAGGATGCAAACATCGATTGCTCTTGGAATACCAAGAACAATTCGTTTTATAAGAGGAGTTCAGTTTATACGCAAGTTTGGTATGTGTCGGTTTACACGTATTAGTTGATGGAAGGCCTCCGTATTTGTTGGAGGACATGATCCTTGTGAGTTAGATAACATATCATTATGTTTTCAGGTCCTTGTACACTTGTTATACCTCTTAAGAGAAGTTTTCTTCGCATATACTCCAATAGGAACAATGACATATGCTGCCTGAgtcaatttctaaaatttacttGCTTAAAATATATCTAGTTAGACCACGACACTTACCACCTCTCTGATGGTTAATGGATTGTTTTATTGAACTAGTTTGCGTTTTCTGGACCATTTATGTAAATTAATAGTTTGAGCTATCTGGGTCATTTATGTGAATTAATGGAACGCCCTCTAAACAATGATTTGTTTGTTCAGGTTGATGATGTCTTTATAGGTTTTAGATGTGAAGTTCTGTGCTTTGAGCTTTGAGATTTAATGATCCCTCGAAGTTAGTTGGGGAGCCGTCAAACAACTGATTTGATATTTCAGTATGGAGTTAGCTAGTCATGCATATGGAAATGAATTGTTTGAAAACGTCCTGTAGTATCAAAAACAAGTTTGgaagaatattttatattatcatCCATTTTTAAATCTACTTTAATCCTGACTCACCTTTGGGGAAAGCCATTAGTTGGCAATTTGCATAATGACATAAAACAGTATGTTGCTTATTTAGGGATTTCATGAACAATGAATATTCATAATACTTCACAGTGCAAATTTGACAATGGTGATTGCAAGTTGAGAATATTGGATGATGGTGGACAAGAGTTAAAAAGTTCTAGAAGTCCTAAAATGCTATAGCCTACCCCTGATTTATAGGTTGGACATCATAATGTTGATCGTTTTTCGTATATCCGTTTATACTCTgaaatagggatgtcaatggggaTGCCCGAAATTTTACCTTAAACCCTAACTCGAAAGGGGCGGGGCGGGGCGGGGCGGGTTTACatgatgctaaatggatatggtttCAAATACGGGTATAAAAAACGAAAACCTGATGAATTCGGGCTCGGATATAGATTTTCTCTGCACTCGATCTGAATCAGAACCCGACCCGGACCCGAATAAATTTtgcattatataaaatatatgaatgtttGATGTTACATTTCAATTTGTATTTTGGAAATTTAGATTtcaatataatatgttttggAAATATGATAAAGAGAAATGATTGTTTTGGGTTCCGGTTTTTGGGTTCAGGTTTGGGTTTTTGCTCcggtttgaatttggatatggattttcatAACCCGTCAGGTTCGGCTTTCGGTTTTGGTTGTCAAGTTTGGATTCAGGTTTTTGAAAACCCACCCTGAattcgacccgttgacatccctactttgAAGGGCACATTAAGAGTTCATATCTCATTTTAGAATCTCATTCCTGAATATAATTGTTGGTGCCTATCTCTACTATAGACtagttttgtattttgttaACCCTTGGTTTTCTTCtaatagtgaataataaatgaatatagGATTTGTCCACTTGATTAGGGGTGGAGAAAAACCTGTCGAACTGACAACTCATACTGAACTGATAGAGTTGGTTCCGTTTGATTTAGCTTTCAATGTATATAGGTTCTGTCTCACTTCCAGCTAGTGATAAATTGATACCTATTTGTTCAACTTATGGTTTTCTTAAAAGGAAACTTAGTTTCAAACCAAACTGAAGCAGTTcatatttctataattttattggaGTAGAGCTACTGTGCTTGTAGAAGAACAAAGGCCATTGTGCTTCCTCTACAATTTCTATTTAAGGCAACCAAATCGAAAATTGACGTTGTTGGaattgatttagagtatttgagtTTTGGGCTACCTAAgaaccaaatttcatgatttcaaCATCATTacgtagaaataaaaaaaaacctgatGTTGACGATTCTTATGGCTGATTGAGGTGTTTGTTTGAGTAATACTTTTAGAGTgatccaaatcaattgattttttcttttcttaagaaAATTGAATCTAGTATCTATATCCAAATTAACAAACCTGATATTGAATTGAAGAATCGTATCCTCTATTTTGAGCAGGTTGTTTGACCATGACTGTTTGATTCGGATAGCCTATCATCATATCTAAATGTATAGATCCTTGGTTCTGATACCCTATCATCAAAACTGAATTTGAAGCACACATTAACAGTTGATTTCATGTATAGGTTATACATGTATATAGGTTATACATGTAATAGGAATGTGAATCGATACTCCAACAAGACTAGAAACTTTGAGCCCCCATAAAATGGGGATTGGCACTGCAGCTGCCATCAACTTATTGCCACATCTtgatagatatttatttttattctttaaaatatgCTAGATatggaaatggctaataagccaaACCGAACAGAAAGTATTAATGCAGGATTTTTTCCAATTTTCTACCCTTTTCTATTGAAATTCAGACTTCTTCTGAACCCATTAAATAGGTTCAGTGGCTTCAGTCTAGTTTCTCTTTACCAAATGATGCCCTTATACTTTCGCTAAAATTGTCGGTGCGCAACCATATGTGATCGATAAAATTGGTCCAAAAAGAATGTTCTTTCAATTTCTCTGCCCATTCCAAGTGTAAGGGAAAAATGGCACTTTACCAGCTACcactttataaaattttgtgagGCATCTAATATTAGATCGCGATTGTCTATCCTACCCTAAGCATTATGCTTCTAGAGCATAATGTAGTCGTACATAATTATATACATCCAAATGCACAGTGCATGATGTGCTTTGCATGTCCGTGGATGACAAACTTATATCTTAAATGGTGCTGAACTCTGAAATCAGAGAGAGCTCCTGTTTAAACAGCTGAAATTGGAATGAGACAAATTACAATCATCCAACATACTATTAAAGCATCTCATGTGCATGAACGCACATATTGCTGTTCTGGATTATTATCTGAATAGTTTTGCTTTTCTTCAACTCAACACCAGGGAAAGGACATTTTACGATTTGAGGTATTCCTCCTCATATATCATGATGATCATTTAGTTTTTCTGTGCACCAactcaattaaattttgaatgtccAAATGATTGTCCCTGAAACTCCGTCAGTCTTGAACTCTCTTACCTAGTTATGAAGTGTTACCCAACTTTCTAGTGTTGCTTTCTCAAAGAATGTCATCATAAAAGATTCTTTGGCAGGTGAGGGTGTAAACAACATAATGAATGATCAAGTGGAAGGACGAAGTCCCGAAATAGCAGCTAAAGATCCTTCAAACAAAGACGGAGATGCTCTGAAAAGCATTGGATATAATTATACGGTGGCCAATAATGGGAAGGTTACAAGAGAAAACATCGCCGCGGAGAACGAGGATGATGTGGGAGATGTGAACATGGAAGCGGCCATTAAAGCAGGCGATGTTATACGAGCTGGAGGCTTTGGAGCGAGAGATGATATAAGTAGCTTTCTCCCTGCTGCGATAGATTCGACTGACTTCGAGGCTTCGCTCCGCGATGCGCGTGATTTCGAGGAAGAACAAGTGGAAACATCACGACCTGGTCTTGGTTGGACCAAATCTGTGGATTAGGCTCTGTAGTTTGTTTTAAGGTGGGCAATGATGCTCTGTTCTTCCTTTACTTTCAAACTGAGTTTCACCTACCCGCGTATGTTAGTTTACTTTGGTTTCTTTATGTTATGGAGAGTTGGTTTTCGGAGCGAGTTGTACTCTTTTGTTCCTTTTGCGCAGGTAGAGTTGGTTTAAATGCTTTTCTCGATAAACATGCTTAACAGAAATTGGAGTTCTGCTGCAATCATGTAGGCCCTGTTATAAATAGACTGTAGTTTGCAACGCGTGTAGTTGAAAATATTgcaattttatttgtattttgctCTTTTAGTAGTATATAATTTGAAGTGCTGCAACTGCAACTATTTTGTTTGGTTGCCAATATTTGTGAGGTTCATTTGAAGATCCtatcatttttttaatgaaaaacaGAAAGAGTGCTGccaaaatgaaacaaaaaaagaaaaggaagacgAGTTGTATGTAAAGTTACTGTTTGAATGTATGTACTCTCCCTAGCtgctatatttttaactaaatctAACTTTAGCTTAGAACAAATGCAGCAGTATCAAATGCAGCAGTTCGACTCCCGTCTTCCGTCTGCAACGTTAAACCGCGACATTTTAACGCACTGCGGCATTTAACAGCAGCTACACCaaaccaaacttttttttttttttgctcctttGGAGTTGCATCTATATTATAGTTTGAAATGCATGAACtaaacaatttcaaaatttattccCTAGCAATATATACAGAacgaaaatttatttatgatgaCAAGTAAGGAGTTTGATTTAGTTTCTTTACTAATCTTAATAGTCATGATTTAGTGGGATAATATATTCCACTCGGgagatgatttattttattctgaaaaGCTGACTTGAAGGTTGAAGTAttggaaaaaaagaattatgCATCCAAATAAGGTCTTGACGTCTTTTTTGATGGGCCCACTTTAGGATATATATTCGCCGAGTAAAAGTGTACTTAGATTaactacaaaatattttttaagtgaCTTCTTATAGTATTTtgtctatataattttataaagtttcTGACTTATATATTTATCGTTCAAGATCACTTGTCgtcaaatatatccttcaaaTAACAAAAAGTCTTTCTAATAGACCCTCAAAATAGGGTACacgagaaaaaaagagaaactacCCATAGGTGTATTTGAAATGAAggataaatagaaaatttagtaAGTTTACAACGGTACaaatttttttgtctctttttaaTTAATGCCTACTCAGCTTCTacttaaaattttgttaaagtCAATAAGTTTATTGGTCATTTGTCGTTGAGTGTTGCAATCCAATTTGTTGAAAgtgattaaaattattagattttaggACATTATCATTgaatttaatgatttttttaatttaactaattaaaagtattcaaatcaaaaattgaaagttgaagggcttgtttggttttgTTGACCTTTTTCAGGGAAAAGATAATGGGACACCCGTGTTTGGGGTGTATATCTTATACCCTAAATAGCGGTAGTTGAGATTAACTCAACTATTAAGTGGATTTCATTTCATTTTCACTCTTCTTCCATTCAACAACTATATTTCCCTCCTCACGCTCTCCTTTTCTAAAACGTGTGATCGTTGTTTTCTTCCTACCTTCTCAAagctctctcttgctcccttctTGTCGAACTCTCTCGCTTATAGGACACTCCTCTCTCCACCGACGGGAGCTCGCCTCTCATTGCTCTCTTTTCTACGCTCCCTTGTCCATCATAGGACTTCGCCACTCACTAATCCATTCGTATGCGCCTGAAATTGGGTGTGATTTTCAACTTCTTAACCACAACCCTCTGAACTCCTATAATTActgtaattttattcttttatatttttttatgtaacattttttattttagggtttaggtacCGTCGTCGCATTTGCCTTTGTCGTGCCGTTGTCTTCGTCACCGAGGAGTATCAGATTCACTCAATTTGAGAAACTATTCAGATTCAATTccactagtatatattattttggttgtatttatataattcaagatttagggttagggtttagaaaTTGCTATTTGCATACCATagtcacacacacacatacgaTTAAATTTTGTTCGTTTGAATGGAAAATATGTATTCATTGTAAATATATACTGTTACGGCATAATAGAACAGGGAGAAATTAAAACCAGTTTCTATAGTATTTTCCTTGATGCCTCGTAAACTCCACCCCCTTACTACCTACCATCATGCCCACCTACCCTCTCTCCATCGTCTTCGTCACTTCGCTGAGAAGGCGTCTTCCTCCTCCTGAAACCCTCTTTACTCCTAACCTTAACCTAAccttcctcctctttcttcatcttcttttctttccttggtTGGcgcatttttctctttcctatGTCGACGCTTTTTTCTCTTCTAGATTAACACCATTTTCTATCTACTTTGGGATTGGTCTTCTTCCCCCGCACAAATCCACCATTTATTTGCGTGCCCTGAACTCAAATTCCACCATAAATTGAGGGGATCTCGAGCTGCTGCACAGAAGCAAGTTATTTTCTCAAGAGTGGTGTagtgttaggatttggttataTTTGTAGTTGATTTCCtagttggattagaattaatatttaaatttgttggcgataaattaagatttaaatattaattagaggataaacctaactagattaggattaatatttaaatctattagagatcaattaagatagatttagatattaattaaagtcggAATTCTAAATATACTAGGATTGGGTACATCTTTGGTtgagcattatatataatgcattggGCTAATTAATTAGTACAGGCTTGGAGAAGGTACgaccaagagagagagagagagagtctcttgCGTGCCGTaccagaaagaaaaaagagggcTATTGAGGCTATGAGGTGTATGGCCAAGGTGATTTCCTTGCCGTACGGTAgacaagagagagagggagtctTGTCTAAGGTTAAGTGCATGCACCTTGTGCACGGGCGCAtgtaagagagaaaaagagacaGTTGTCTTCATTGtggatttatagaagacgagagaagggtaagagagattcagaaagagggcttaggttgtagctactctgttgcagaagaggagtcaagtgtaatcttctcttatttaatgaatcttattttacctgtatattttctgttttggtttttctctcttttgtgattatatcagtttttgctgaggagacaggtttatggtaaaaatccgatttgatGCTTCCATtgtggaatcccaacaatcggtaccggatccacagcagtcggtatcggagcgagttgcggattcacaagatccggtaccggggcgagtaccggattcccaacaattggtatcagagctgaaggTTACTGATTTGCAGGAGAGATCGACGGAGATGGccacaaaattcaaaatgaGAAGTTCTACGACAAGAACAATTTCTGATTATGGCAGATTAAAGTACGGGCGATCCTCGTACAGCAAGAATTGGACGAGACGTTGAACGGGAAGGAGGCGAAGCCGGCGGAGGTCACGGATGTGGCATGGACAAAGATGGAGCGGAAGGCACtgagtacgcttcatctattattagcagatgaggttctttacaacgTAGCCAGCGAGATGACACCGACGAAGTTATGGAAGAAATTAGAAGATCTGTACATAACCAAATCCCTGACGAACAGAttgtatctgaagcagcgactATTTACGCTGCGGATGTAGAAAGCGGCGAGCCTACATGTCATCTGAacgagttcaacaaggtggtggcccagttgactAGCATTGGAGTCGATCTGGATGATGAAGATAAGGCGCTGATTTTATTATCTTCGCTGCCGACGACATATGAGTATCTGGTGACCACGTTGCCCGGAGAAGGAGTCCTTTGCCACCTATAAGGCAATTAAGGGTGGAAAGGCTATGATGGGAAACGGGACGGCGTGCAAAATTTTGGGAGTCGGTACGGTGAAGATCCGAATAcacgatggggtcgtgaggacgGTGTCAGGTGTGCGGCATGTTCCTGGTTTGAAGCGAAATTTGATCTCGCTAGGCGCgttggactcgaagggttgcgatttttcggcttcaggtggagctatgagaGTCCGAAAGCGAGATCGGATCGtgtgcgaggcgaacaagcgtgGGAACTTATACGTTTTGAACGGAAGCACAGTCAGAACGGGAGCGAAAAtggtttgggttccaaaagtttGCGGAGGTGCAGTCGCTCGAGGCGAAGCGATGGATGCGGCGACATTGAGtggaggagacaagctcaaggtggagcttgcatggtgagctcgacgtagcggttgaagactacaaatccaaccaaggtggagattgttaggatttggttagattgtAGTTGATTTTCTAGTTGgcttagaattaatatttaaatctgttggagataaattaagatttaaatattaattagaggataaacctaactataTTAGGATCTATAAACTAATATGAATCCCCAAtgtttttgccacgtggcaagccTTCCTTCACCCTCACCTGCTCCTTTTTTAAACCGAACCATTTCttttgaaccgaaccgaaccgctCCTTTCACCTCTCTCACTTGCCTCTTTTCTAAATTGAACCACTCTTCTAACATCTAAACCGAACCCTTCACTACGTCTCTGAACCTCTAAATCAAACTGAACCGCTTCTAACATCTAAACCGAATTCTTTACTACGTTTCTAAACCTCTAAACCGAACTGAACTATCTCTCTCTGAACCTCTGAACCAAACCACTCACTACATCTTTAAACCTTTGAACCGAACCAAACTGCCTCTCTTTTTTCTAGTCTTTGTACAACAAGGAACGTTTCCTCTCCCCTCCCCTTCGCGTCATTCATTCTCCCCCCATCCGTTGCATCTTCTCTCCTTCTTTATGCGTCGTTCCCTCTCCTCCGTGTCCGTTCTTCTCcccccttcttctctctcttagtttttttttctgcttaGTTCGCTTGTTCgcctcccctttctctctctcaagtacGCCCGTTCGCCTTGCTGCACATCCGCACTCCTCttctcccctcccctctctttCCTCCCATCCTCTTCCTCACCTTGCCGCACTCAACAATGGCTCCATCCTCCGCGGGAACTACGGCCTCCTTCGACGAAATCCTCTGAGGGAAGAACACCATCGTCGCCTCCTGCAAGGATGATTCCCAAACCAT is a genomic window of Ananas comosus cultivar F153 linkage group 13, ASM154086v1, whole genome shotgun sequence containing:
- the LOC109719036 gene encoding uncharacterized protein LOC109719036, translated to MNDQVEGRSPEIAAKDPSNKDGDALKSIGYNYTVANNGKVTRENIAAENEDDVGDVNMEAAIKAGDVIRAGGFGARDDISSFLPAAIDSTDFEASLRDARDFEEEQVETSRPGLGWTKSVD